In one window of Carassius carassius chromosome 38, fCarCar2.1, whole genome shotgun sequence DNA:
- the LOC132119419 gene encoding uncharacterized protein LOC132119419: protein MPWAKGILLFTMAVVSLCSSLRAYPESLLEAGAAYGAVPENPVHFGKLLIGGKGSVSYNDVKVSPLRLAEYEGHQSNDEAWLNSASTKLHHLHSSVQCSNDSMILRIPGPRVPHFLIDRGEESPVPLSEMPASCGFSLKRARRDVSLVAPYRGCHVRQQGARYILPLIIMGAPVQVSCPVSRPLPTVSCFSFGMIVKSCVRADDVKVKVDGSWQPLLLKYTQCSFTLETSAGLLFITAPFTGSCWEMTDNERRLPLMYGDQEVIHSCPLAQPTITPTVAPTTPLHDPTVLQPMFDRFPSGGPWRYPPYPGVPATLPPTEQPTAAPLRYPFQQPMYPPKYPMPIFDPFYPKGDPAAPPAAQPPQYPWYPKLPPYMTGFHSPVEVTTPATTTTTTYQPEHQYPGYPMYPPFYGQLPIKSGSPTVKYPLMPPYPKASGFGPRARKLWSSPALSSVS, encoded by the exons ATGCCTTGGGCAAAGGGGATTTTACTTTTCACAATGGCTGTGGTTTCACTGTGTTCTTCTTTAAGGGCTTATCCTGAGTCCCTTTTAGAAGCTGGTGCTGCATATGGAGCAGTCCCTGAAAACCCGGTCCACTTTGGCAAACTTTTAATTGGCGGTAAAGGTTCAGTATCTTATAATGATGTAAAAGTATCCCCATTGAGGTTAGCAGAGTATGAAGGTCACCAGTCAAATGACGAAG CTTGGTTAAACTCCGCTAGCACTAAGCTGCACCATCTGCATTCTTCTGTGCAATGTAGCAATGATTCAATGATTTTGCGTATTCCAGGACCGAGAGTGCCACATTTTCTAATTGACCgag GAGAGGAGTCACCAGTGCCTTTGTCTGAGATGCCAGCTAGCTGTGGCTTCTCACTGAAGCGGGCACGCAGGGATGTCTCTCTTGTTGCTCCATACAGGGGCTGTCATGTCAGACAACAG GGTGCGAGATATATTCTGCCACTCATTATAATGGGAGCTCCAGTGCAAGTGTCTTGCCCTGTGAGCCGTCCCCTCCCTACTGTGTCTTGCTTCTCCTTTGGCATGATCGTCAAATCTTGTGTCAGGGCAGATGATGTTAAAGTTAAAG TTGATGGATCATGGCAGCCTCTGCTTCTGAAGTACACTCAATGCTCATTTACATTGGAGACCTCTGCTGGTTTGCTGTTTATCACTGCACCATTCACCGGAAGCTGTTGGGAAATGACT GATAATGAAAGGCGACTCCCTTTGATGTACGGTGACCAGGAAGTGATTCATTCCTGTCCTCTGGCACAGCCAACCATAACCCCAACTGTAGCCCCAACCACACCTCTCCATGACCCAACTGTCTTGCAACCGATGTTTGACCGTTTCCCTTCTGGAGGACCCTGGAGGTATCCTCCATACCCTGGTGTACCTGCTACCCTGCCTCCCACTGAGCAACCTACAGCTGCTCCTCTTCGATATCCTTTCCAGCAACCCATGTACCCTCCCAAGTATCCCATGCCAATATTTGATCCCTTCTACCCTAAAGGTGACCCAGCTGCTCCCCCAGCAGCACAACCACCACAATATCCCTGGTACCCAAAGCTGCCTCCTTACATGACTGGCTTCCACAGCCCAGTAGAAGTGACCACTCCTGCAACGACCACAACTACCACATACCAGCCTGAACACCAGTATCCAGGTTATCCAATGTACCCACCGTTCTACGGTCAACTACCTATCAAGTCTGGGTCTCCAACTGTGAAATACCCTCTCATGCCTCCATATCCTAAGGCTTCAGGCTTTGGTCCCCGTGCCCGTAAGTTATGGTCTTCTCCTGCATTATCCTCCGTCTCCTAG